CTGCAGTGTTTCATCAGCTAATTGAGCTGCTGACAGCTGGTCTCTAGTCAAGGGCAGCGAAGAGACCTTAGGAAATGGATCAGGCTCCTCAGGTTTCACTGAGTCTGGGGGGTGACAGAACATCGTTTCTGTTAGTTGGTACATCATTCTCCTCAGAAAATGAAGACATCAACACCGAATCAGAGAGGTCAACATCAGTATCTTTACGAGCTTGTGCTCGAGTAATCGCACAGGCTGGATACAGCCCAGGGTGCATGGAAACATCAGAGGTTTTCTGATTCAGGGGGTTATCTAAAACCTCCAGACGAGGGAGCACTAACCCTCCCGCAATATCATTGCCCAACAACATGGCCACACCCTCTATTGGCAAAGCCGGGCAAACAGCAACAGGGAAAAATCCTGTAACAAGTTTTGATTTGATAAAAACTCTGAACTGGTCTGGGAGCGTAACCCATCTCTATCCCCCGTAGAACAGAATTAAAACCACATTCACTTTCAGCAGAAAATGGCAAAACACTTGAGAGGATAACAGTTTGAGAACCTCCAGTGTCCCTTAAAATACGCACAGGTTTTAACTCAGATGGATTGTCTGTTAGGGATACTGagccatcaaaaatgaatggtTCGAAACAGGGTTCCGGCACCTTACCACCACAACCAGGGACCTCATTACGGGCCTCAGCTTTTACAAAACCCACCCCTTTGGGTTGCTGAGCATTTGACGTTTTGCGTTTTAAAGCTAAACAGTCAGCAATCACATGTCCAGTTTTATGACAGTAAAAACATTCACGGTTTTCCCTGGACCCAGACACCTTAGCCGTGTGGGGCTGTTGCACAGTGCTAGCCCATGGCTTCTCACTGCCAGTAAACGAGGCTTTATGAGTGAGCACGAACTCATCAgcaagaacagcagcagatgcGAGAGACGTCactttctgttcatttaaatataGCACAATACGTTCAGGAATGCATTTCTTAAAATCCTCTAACAAAACTAATTCGCGCAGAGCGTCATAGTCGCTCGCTTTTGAAGCAACACACCACTTATCAAAGAGAATCCCCTTTTCTCTAGCAAACTCCACATAAGTTTGGGTTGGCAATTTCTTTTGCTGGCGAAACCTCTGCCTATAGGCTTCGGGGACTAACTCATATGCCTGCAAAACAGCTGTTTTAACACACGAGTAATCTAAACTGTCCTTTAAAGAAAGCGCAGCCACCACCTCTTGGGCTTTGCCGGACAGtttgcactgtaacaaaagagGCCAAATATCACTAGGCCACTGCAACGCGCCAGCAATACGTTCAAATGCTGCAGAGTATGTATCAACCTCAGTTTCTCTAAAAGTGGGCACTAAAGAAATGCACTTATTGATTTTAAAAGCAGAAGCGGACGAGGAAGTGGGACCGGAATTGTCAGCAGAGACAGGTGAGGCTTGAGACTGAGACTCCAGCTCAAGCTTTCGCAGCTTAATGGCTTTGTCTGCCTCCATCTCCAGCCTTCTTATTTCAAGCTCTAACTGAGCCCGCCTGTTCTGGGCCTTCTCCTCAGCCTCCAATTGGAGACGTGCCAGCCGCACCTTCAGCCGAGCTCCTTCTCTGCCTTCTGAACTCCCAGAAGAGAGTGGATCATGCGAGGAAGCGTGCGCGGCGTTTTTCCCCGCTCATCCCCCTCACCATCCCCACAAGAACCATTTTGGCCCTCTTCACCTACGGCAGCTTGGCTTGGCACACCAGAGACCACAGGCAAAACAGGCGCTTGAATCACACCAGCTTCCACCAACTTGTCCACCACTAAAGCTTTCAAATCACACTTACGGAGGTTTTTTGAGACCTGCAGCTGAAAGTGATCCACAATTTGCAGCAAATCATTTTTGCGACAGCTACTAATAATCTCAATAGATGGGGCATCTATAAAGTGCTGTAAACAAAACGCAGCCGACATAGCGCCTAAAGTGATAAAGCTACTCTAAAACAAACATCCccctttctatttttttcttcttcccccTCCTAGGAACAAAGACCCCCTATGGgggatcccggacgagcccccacttaTGTTATGACCCCCTCTGCTAGGCGTCAGGGGAGGAGTAACATACACAAGCCCCGAACACAAAACTGAGTAAAGAAAGGTTTtaatttcaaactttaaacagaaaaccGACAGGGCTGTTCAACAGACCCCTGGGCAAACAATTActatataaagacaaaaaaagaagacaagagTAAAAGCTAAAGGTTAACTAAGGCAAGCTGGCGGCACACAAACTAAAAGCTAAGAGAAAACTAAGGCGAGCCAGCATCACAATTTCTACTCACAGCCAGCTAGCAGCGCAAAGCTCTAATCAGGCTAAGTTCAAGCATGCATCATGGTTTGACAAAGAAACAAGTTCAACAAAGATTGAAGAGGGATGCACGAAGGGCAAACTGCATGTTCAGTCCTAAGCAGCAGCCACTGAGTGAAGGACCTCCAGCCTTTTGTATTCCCCGGTAAATGCAGGCAGCCATGTCATTGGTCCATTGTGTTCAAggctcctgcagcagccaatggtGTGAGTGGTCTGGCACACTCTGATCTGCATGAAGTTGAGGCGGGCACAGATCCGGGGCCAGCCAATCCCCCGTGAGTCCTGGAACACTGATTTCCATGGAGGAAGGTGGGGCCACCTGAGGCCAGAGGCCGTAACAGTTATCttaaaataaattctttaaaaagcaaaaatgtgtttaatatgaaggcaatatgagcagagagtagaaacatgttgagggattggctgtgttagttcagtgagagagttatttcaatcaatcaatcaatcaatcaatcaaggcTTTATTCGccacatgcaggttgccctgcagtgaaatgggacccccccccccgaccttacacacacaacacagacattacatgggGATAAAAGTCGGAGATCGGTAGcgttacagaaaaaaacactgaaatgtacaCTACAATGTgaaagtacaagaggaaaaaaagagacctctACTCATGCTGGGCTCCCATGggaggacagcatgagaacaggaaacaaaaaaactcctctgcataaaaaagcacataaatgtcCTCAGCACAACAATATGGAACACGTGACAAGCCACAGGGTTGGGTGGAGGGTGAGGAGTAATCCGAAGCGAACACAGCAGCCGCCCTGCCCAACGCTACCATTCCAGCAAGGGCTCAGACCCGCCGTGTTCCCCAGCAGGAAACAAGCAttgaaggcgtttggaaagggaggggggatgaatgtgtgcatatcagtgtatgtgtatgtgtgtgcgtgtccagagttcagctgagacagtgtccttcgccctgccaggctaagtaaacagttttccagccaacccaggtggccttgcatagaatgggaagaacagtctaaaccaggggtccccaatcccagtccacaagggccctgcaggttttagatgtgtccttgatccatcacagctgatttaaatggataaattaccttctcaacatgtcttgaagttctccagaggcctggtaatgaagtaatcatgtgattcaggtgtgttgacccagggtgagatctaaaacctgcagggacaccggccctcgaggcctgggaTTGGGGACCACTGGTCTAAACACAGTCcattatcagggtgttgttgttcagctccagcctagagaccgcagctggcgccaaagggatatccgcatgaagtgatggtggtttttactgtagtgcgaacaactcatatgaatttcaaagctgttctaacagtccaacactggtctctcaatctcccgttggagagccgtgagcttctccatgatgttatcaaccTTAtgctccgtgatgttgtcattcttgtgctcaaagagccgattctgagaactcacgaccgcagtgcgcttctccaagatgtgatccaatttgcgctcaAAGGTGTTATTCTGAGCGAGCCCCTCcaagatgtaatccagtttgcactcagaggtcttattctcagtattcacagcagccgtaagcttctccaagatcttatccgtgctgcactcaatgagcccattttgagaaactcacgcctcgtcccatcgtttcaatcccagcgggcagccttgtgggggtttgaacagccggttccgcttccttaattcttcgataagccagggccaagccagctccgatcagcaagaaccctgttatcatggttacgaataggtagatatcttcagctctcaggctcacccaagcccagacttctcgttgagaaaggggtgtcaattgcattcagggaccagttgatcaaatccataattctcttttaggttttagagaacagactgtgagagagtgttccagggaaaagtaatgcaaaaaacacgagacaagacaaggacataagaagctaagcagggaagataagggagaggagaggagaaaagtgtgaCCGCCTTCGCCGAGAGCCAAACGAGaatttgtaaagaaaacaattttcactaGCAGTCAAAAACTAATTTGTACACTTATGtctacattttaattttattaaatatgaacaaaattatagcagaagtgctgccaTGAGAGAGAGtaccattttgtttatttggtagttcaatgaaaggcttcagttgTCATAGGCTGGGTAAGTGGCTGcgtttttttccttgttttcacTCGCAGCCCCACCTTTTGGGCAGGGCTCTCATCAACGCAGCTGGTAGGCTCACCTGATGGCAATCCAGGAATTACCAGCCAGCAGGATTTAAGGCCAGCAGCTTCATTTGCTCTCCACCGGTTTGTCTGCTAACCACCATTACTACAGGTCACTCTTGTTCATGCATTTTATGCTTTTTGTGTCTCATCTTGATTCTTTCTGTGTATCATGAACCAAGCAGCCAGGAGCACACAGGCACAAATGTAATCTTCAAAAAATGGGTTTTATTATACCCCAAAAAGGACAAgatgattataaaaattaaaaatgacaaaaataaacttttttttaaaaccaagtGGGCCTATAAAAGAGGTTAACTTAACAAAACTCTACTCAAAAGTTACTTAACAAAATATAACTCAACAAACTGACCTGACCAAATGAGAAACAGCTCCAGTTATATAGCAAATGAATAAACCGTTATATACACCAAAGGTGAAAACTAGAGCGATAACAGCTAACCATCATTCAAGAAGAACCCGATTCTCCCTACATGATCACAATAGATGGTCCAGACCATTTTATTGGCTTCTGCATTTAAACCAGCTCCACCCTCAGCCTCCTCTTTCAGCCAAACCAGGAAGGACTGGAGCAGAGGCCAGGTAACTTAGAAAGAAcagaaatataattaatataacaTATACCCatataaaataacaaacaatgcAAAACAGAGTCTATGCCACCATTTGATGTATAGCTTAGTGTTGTCATGCATTACAGGTAAACTCAAAATATTAAATTAGTTATGATCACAGAAGCTTTAGAGCATAAtgtaaaaataagacaaaaagaTCAAATGAATATTACCCAAGTATTTCAATTGTGTGGTTGCATGCAGCCATCACACTGTGCCTCCAGTGTCGCTACGGATCAGTCATACTCGACATTTGCTGTAAGCCTTTATGATCTGAGTTCTGGCCTTTCTGGATATTTGAATTCTGGACACACATTCGGTTTCACTccactcacctgcctgccctcttGCCTCCGTCACCTTGGATCGTTGGACATTCTCAGGTCAATCATTCAGCTCCGCCCACAGCTGTCAGTGATGCTCACCCAGACGCCTGCAGCTCTCTGCCTGCCTATAAAAAGACCTACAACTGTGTGACCTGTTTTCCTCCCTCCTGTGAGTATTTTAAGCACTTGAGTTCTGTCCTGCACATACATTTCCCTGTGAaactttttgtaaataaaatctgtgtTTTGCGTCTCAGTCTGTTCGTGTCTGCTTCTGTCTCTTTGGGTCCACGTTCTCACAGCAGCCCCCAGGCCAACTGTGACATCAGTTAgttaagagtgagaaaaaaaaaattgcattcacgtttgcagttttgtcttgttatacaatatttgaaatttaaaaaaacaaacaaacaaaacactacatttttggaaacgtttgtgggtgttttcttgtttgtttggtttttttgtactACTTACACTACTTACGCCTTGCAGTATTAAGCACTTTGAGGACACTATTGTTGGGATTTGGCACGATATAAATAATATTGGATTGAGTTAATGAACAGAGAACCACTTCTTTTGGCCAGAGGAGGACTGCATGCTGGGAACACAAGGATAGATTACCTTAGAACTCAGGTAAgtaaggaacacaagaagcaaCTAAGCTGGACCTGGTTACTACTCTAAAAGGCAGATAATCTAGCAGATAATCTAGAGGAGACTGGATGGTAGAGCTAGTCCATTTGTACTGCTGAGGATGATGAGACCCAGGTGATCTAGTCAGGGAGTGAAAAGGCCCAAACTCGACCCAAAGGGGTGGAGAGCACCTTCCCAACCCATCCTGGCTCAGAGGATGAGAAAAAACACACTTCATTGTTGGGTCATTGCTAATTGCTAAGGAGTTAGGAAAAAGGCGGATAGGGGTAAAGACCcctacagagaaaccccaacaatcagacagccctctatgaacaagcacttgtgtaacagtgggaaggaaaaactccctttgaacagTAAGGAACCTCTGGCAGAATGAAGCTTGGGGAAGGGAAGGCCATTTGACATGACCAATTGGGGGTGAGTGACTGCTGCCATGCTGTTTTCAGAGAGAAACACCTATGTGAAACCTGAGCTCACACTGGATTTTCTAGCCATTAATCTGCACTTCTGTTACTGGCTGTGTGTTTCTATAAATATCATATAAagttattagattttttttaaaactattttactGCTGGGATCCTGTGTAACTCCTTTCCTCCTGTTGTCAAGGATTTGACCTTAAAGATTTCAATGACAGCAATAAAATTCACTCCAACCATTACTTATCCCAGCTGACCTGtactcattttaaaaattaatcctAAATACTGCAGTACAACAAAGGACTTTACTAATGAACACTGATCATAATCTTTAGCTGATATAGCATTCTCCGTTCGTTATCAAAGGAAGCAGTTCAACAAGAAGTAGATTTTATTCCAGCAGTGTTGCAGTGTGGTGAATTTAACAAACTGCATTTGTTAAATTTATAAAAGCTATAAATATATTAGGAGGTTATGGCGTGGAATGGAAAATACAGCTACAATAAACATTTATATGATCTGCTCAACTTTGTTTCTCATCTTAATTGTTTGCATGAATAGTTGTTGGCTACTTCTTTACTTAGTATTTGGAAAATTGGAAAAGCTCTTATAATGGCTGCCACACAGATACTTCCAGCTCTAAGTTGGGAACCTTCCTCAGCAAAATACATAATTGGAAAGCACCCACAGACCAGTGGGAGAAGGGTGCACAATAGTACAGGTCACCTTAACATTGACAGATGTTCTGTCAACACATTACTGCTGTCACTGCTGTTATGCAGTAtatttttaagtgactttgaaagcCATGCTGGATATTGTATTGTTTCAAGATGCAGAAGTATACCAATATATATGTGACCAATGGAGTTAGAACCTTTCATATTTATAGAAAGATAAGCAAAAATCTCACTGTACCTCTTCTTATTTGAGGCACATTGAGTGTCTCTGGGGaaataatatattaataataataataacaataacagatTACAAAAGAGATGATTCAGAATGATTTGGCTTCACTAAATGATAATATTACATAAGTTTGAAGTAAGAACAAAACTGTCAGCaattatgtgtgtgtataaactCTTGATTTACAGCATAGGTGGTAAAAGTTGCAATTCTGGGCTGATTTTTACTTGACAGGACTGAGGTCTGTTTTTTGTGGAATGTTTAccacaggggtcggcaaccctaggcagaagggttaactgatggcacgcacgaccatagctggactggccatcgggcataccgggcatttactcggtggcccgatgatttttttttttattgattttttttggtggtggattggccagacgcTGGTCGGTGTGTATAACTCAGTTGTTTAGTGTTGGCCATGGCGTaacttccacagattcagtaaaattaacaagtggtggagaccagcaggtggatgagggaaggggaggcaggaggagagacccgaggcagccgccggtcggagcgtcaggtgaactaaacttcaggtaagaagttatgacctgcagtctatctgggtcagatataaaccaagtttaggtgcagtttattttcgttgtgctgactttttacagtcagttacaacaactcgtactgcgtgctagctagcatgacggaatttatatactgctgggcgggtgctatgattttattaatagtgaactttattttattcataaggttagttagtagagttgccaaccgttccgtacaaacggaatcgtcccaatgatcagctgatcagcttttctctcttgtttgtttatcgctcactttgcgccagaaagaggaaaccgccggatgtcgcactaaacaacagcagcacgtttaagcttggtcagctgttgttagaatttatttaatattaatttctagtatcagctgatgtttgctggagccacagctgtaaagctgctggtcatgatatcggtttgtatatctggtgagagggaaacatgcagatgaaaccaggagatgtccttactgaatcatcagagctgaacaggtgatggagaaacaggtttaccttttaggtgacatgaatgggttgaagggaagttatgaactgtttctgagagacaaataacaccaggatccttttctagctggtaactgtgcaggggcggatctagcaaagttttgccagggggccaggtagggcattaacagggaaaggggggcacaaagaaatactttcttattctcatttaaaatgtctggctgttattaaataattatctgaagcttacaaccaaagtttttatctgacgtaaaatgaatagaaatcatacatttaccaacaagacagtgtacatcactgtcacaacagcatttgttttcattgaaaggctttatggctttaatatctggggggccggtctttagtcaaaatgcatccatagactcgagacacaatgcatttttgggactttcaggtgtatggaccaatgttttatttcctgatcaaaccagaaatctttaatgagcagctagatttgtctcgcattaactggctgagttaatgccagttaatgcgacatcgaagcagctggaatccacagctgtacGTGTTTatggagctgcattttcacctgctggacatcactacctgacaagtttaactgtcttcagaacattgcagaggccttattgacagtatttggctctacatatctgtgtgagcagattttctctcacatgagtgtcctcaggtagccgtctgaatgttggacactcggagacctgtgtctctgagtgggagaccagagatcacattaacatgtgtgtctctgtattaacaaacataccatattggcccagtttatttttcttatcactgttgtgaggagaccataaa
The genomic region above belongs to Oreochromis niloticus isolate F11D_XX linkage group LG11, O_niloticus_UMD_NMBU, whole genome shotgun sequence and contains:
- the LOC112848149 gene encoding uncharacterized protein LOC112848149; protein product: MEADKAIKLRKLELESQSQASPVSADNSGPTSSSASAFKINKCISLVPTFRETEVDTYSAAFERIAGALQWPSDIWPLLLQCKLSGKAQEVVAALSLKDSLDYSCVKTAVLQAYELVPEAYRQRFRQQKKLPTQTYVEFAREKGILFDKWCVASKASDYDALRELVLLEDFKKCIPERIVLYLNEQKVTSLASAAVLADEFVLTHKASFTGSEKPWASTVQQPHTAKVSGSRENRECFYCHKTGHVIADCLALKRKTSNAQQPKGVGFVKAEARNEVPGCGGKVPEPCFEPFIFDGSVSLTDNPSELKPVRILRDTGGSQTVILSSVLPFSAESECGFNSVLRGIEMGYAPRPVQSFYQIKTCYRIFPCCCLPGFANRGCGHVVGQ